The genomic interval CGCGCGTGAGATGGAGAAGCACGGTCTCCGCTTGATCGTCGCGCGTATGACCGGTGGCGATCGCCGTCGCGCCAAGATCACGTGCGACGCGACGCAGAAAGTCGTATCGAGAGTTGCGCGCGTCGTCCTCGTTCTTTGGCGGAGCGTCCGCTCGACCGACGCGCAGCGTCGCGCCGATGTGGTTCGCGAGCTCCGCGACGAACGCGGCGTCGGCGGCCGCGGCACGCGGACGCGCGCGATGATCGAAGTGCGCGACGTGGAGCACGAGTCCGAACTCTTCGCGCAGCTCGGCCATGAGCAACGAGAGCGCGGTCGAATCGGTGCCGCCAGAGACGGCGAGGACGATCGGACCGGGGCGAAGGATCGAATGGGCGCGCGCGTACGCGCGCACGGTGCTGACGATGTTGGATGGCGCTCCGATTGACACCGGTGGCTGGGGCGGGACTTGAACCCGCGACCTAGGGCTTATGAGTCCCTTGCTCTGCCAACTGAGCTACCCAGCCAAGGGGCTCTGGCCACTCGATTCTACTGTCGAAGGCGTGACCGCCGCGTCCTCGGCGGCAAGGCGAGCGCGGAACTCTTCCTCAGTCATCGTGTGCTTTCTCGCATTGCAGTTGCGGCAGGCGGGCAGGATGTTGTCGATGAAGTTCGTGCCTCCCCGAGTTAGCGGCAAACGATGATCGGGTTCGAGCGGACCCGGCTCGCCACGGTACGCGCATACGTTGCCCCACCGTGCGACCAACTCACGCCACTCGGCGCCAGTGAATGACCCGGGCGCCGCCATCCTTCGCGCACGGTACGCCTGCTCCTTCGCGCGCCTGACCTCTGGGTGACTCGCCAGGTACGCGGCTCTCTGGGCATTCATCGTTGCCCCGTCGCGTAGTCGAGCCGCTCGCTTGTACTTCCGGCGTCGCTCACGCACGAGCTCGGGATTGCGAGCGCGCCATCGGCGCATCGCCTCGCGCGCCTTGTCTGCGTTTCGCTTCATCCACTCGCGCCCGTAAGCCCGTTGTCGTGCCGGATGCTTGTATGCCACGTCACTCATCTACCAAACAGGCGACTCCGGTGCAATGGGACCAGCGCGGTAGTGTGTCGCCGATGGCGGGCGATCCGCGCTCGATCTGCGCCGAGTGCGGCCACGTGCGGTCGTTTCACGATCGCGCTGCGGCGCGCACGCTGGCGAGCGCCGACCTCACGAGCGAGAGGAACTGCTACCGCGAGGTCGGCGGCGCAGCGTGTCGATGCAGCGGCTTCCGCGATTCGGGCGAGGTGGCGATCGCGGCAACCGGGCAACCGCGGGCAGGCCGGAGCCCTATGACGGCCGCCCTGCTCGCCTTGGTGCTGGTCGTGATGGGACTCGCACTGCTGTACGCGTATCGCTCGCAGAGCCCGGCCGTACCGTCGGTCGCGTTGTCACAGGCGATCCAAGAGATCAACGCGGGGCAGGTCGCGAAGGTGACCATCATCGGCAACAGAGCAACACTCGACCTTCATAGCGGCGGTAAACATCAGACCACGCTGCCGGACCGCGATGAGATCTTCCAAAAGACCCTCGCGGACTACAACGCTGCGAACCCGTCGCGTCAGATCGTCATCGACTACCGCGCTGAGGATTCGTCGTTTGCCCTTATCGGGTCGATCTTCCTGAGCCTGCTGCCCG from Candidatus Limnocylindria bacterium carries:
- a CDS encoding ATP-dependent metallopeptidase FtsH/Yme1/Tma family protein, with amino-acid sequence MAGDPRSICAECGHVRSFHDRAAARTLASADLTSERNCYREVGGAACRCSGFRDSGEVAIAATGQPRAGRSPMTAALLALVLVVMGLALLYAYRSQSPAVPSVALSQAIQEINAGQVAKVTIIGNRATLDLHSGGKHQTTLPDRDEIFQKTLADYNAANPSRQIVIDYRAEDSSFALIGSIFLSLLPVLLLGAFFTYLFRRSVSR